Below is a genomic region from Eremothecium sinecaudum strain ATCC 58844 chromosome V, complete sequence.
CAAAAATTGATACTTGTGTTAAAGTATTGCCCGCTGGATTTACTGTCTCAAAAGTTGATGTAACTGGAGCGGAGGTCACCACACTTGCTATCAAAAGCAGGGTATTAATGTTTCTTAACAACATCGCACGGTATAGTTATGAGGTGAATCTACCTTATAGCAATCCTAAATGCTGTTTTTGGGTGACTTTTGAAGTTTATATTGGATAGCAAGATTTCTTTTTAGCGTTCGATATATTTATAAATTATTTCGAGACTTTCTTTTTGAGTTCTTGAACAGCTCCGACCGAAATCGTTAAATACGTTTATATCGTTACATAATCTAACGGAAGATCCCACGAGTTGAGATTGCTGAACGGTGGATATCGTGGGACATGATCTAAGTTCCGCTGCACGTGGCCTTCGGAACTCGGCTGAATACAGTCACGTGCCTCAAACGGATTATGTGATAAACTTTATAGATATTGACCTATATTACTACTTGGCGAACGGTACGGAATGCTTTTCGTCCCACTCCATCAGAGCCCTTTCCCATGAGTCTTCTTCATTTACGTCTATTTCCTTATCACCCAGCTCTTGTTCTTTTATCAACTCTTCTCTCTTTTTTTGCTCCTCTTGGTCGTATAATTCCTTATTGTCAATCCACCTATCTTGTATATCATAGTCTGCAACCGCCATACCTTGTCTAGTAGCCTCTGCCCATACTGTATCTCCTCCAACCTCAGATGAACCGAAAATATAGCCGTTTGACTTATCTATAACGCTTTGTAGGTTTATCATGCTCTGTTTATCATCAACACATAGAACCTCGAAGGAGACAAGGTTGAAATCAGATACAAGTTCGCTAATAGTCTTCGTAAGCTTCGAATATCTCTTTTCAAGGGCACTAGAGCCTTTAGCTTCGACAAATGGCTCCAGGTACTCCAAATCTTGTACTTCTGTGTAGTAGTCTAGTCGGAAAGGCAACTCCCCATAGGAGCTCAACATATCTATCTTTGAGAATACATTTATGTGCGGCAAATCCATCATTAGCATCGACCTTAGTGCAAGAAGCAGCACAGAAATATATTGTGAAGGAGATGTAATATATATGGAGTCCACTAGGTTTACAACACAGAGGCGCAAATCGAGTTCTTTCTCCAAATTCTTGAATATACGGGGAAGAGCAGAGTTATGAGTGAACATTTCAACTTGTCCAGGGCAGTCAAAAACCAAGTATGGGTTTTCTTCTTTTATCAGCGCTTTAATTTGTAGTGCAAACAGCGACAGTGATTTCTCTACCGATTCTAGTGCAAACATAAGTCCACCATTAGGCCCCAAATGGTGTTCATTCATAATCTCTTCTAAAGTAATGAAATCTCTAATATCAACATCACATCTGTAGGGCAATTTATGATTGGCAGGGTCCATATTAATAACTTTAGCATGTCTTCCTATTGCATCATAAAATTGAATACACCCGTTACAGTATGTTGACTTACCTGATCCAGGTGGGCCAATTACTATCTGACCAAATGGCATTATTAGAATACTTTCAGCAGCAACCAGTCCTCAAAAAAGTTAATGAATGCGTTACTATTGTGCGGTTTATGGTTCGCTATGTCATCTCATCGTCAAACGGGGTTTTGATTGATCATATATCACTATTTACGTATGTACTTGAATCTTTAAGTTCGGGAACTTTACGGTGGCAAACAACTACATAACAATTAAATATAAGTCGAGACTACGTTAAACGACAGAATAGGTACTTATAAGCTTTGACCGTCATGTCGATTAATTACGAACAGGTTACAGTTGCTCCATTGGTTCTTTTGTCGGTTTTAGATCATTACAATCGTACAAATACTCCAGAAACAAAGAGATGTGTAGGTGTGATCCTTGGTCATTGCACTACAAATACTATAAAAGTTACAAATTCTTTTGCATTACcttttgaagaagatgagaaGAACCCTGATGTGTGGTTCCTAGACCACAATTACATAGAAAGCATGAACGAGATGTGTAAGAAGATAAACGCCAAAGAGAAAATGATAGGCTGGTATCATAGTGGACCCAAATTGAAATCCTCTGATCTAATGATAAATGATTTATTCAAAAAGTATTCACAAGGGAACTCTGTTTTGCTTATTGTCGACGTGAAACAACAAGGCGTGGGTTTACCCACTGACGCATATATGGCTATAGAACAAGTTAAGGACGACGGTACCTCTACTGAGAAAACTTTCATCCATCTTCCTACTACCattgaagctgaagaagCCGAGGAAATTGGTGTTGAGCACTTACTAAGAGATATCCGCGATCAAGCGGCCGGAAACTTGTCAATTCGGTTGACCAACCAGTTGAAGTCTCTAAAAGGATTGCAGCGCAAACTAAGAGACATCGTGGATTACCTTGAAAAAGTTAGTAAGGGCATTCTTCCAGCAAATCATATAATTCTCGGTAAGTTACAGGACGTATTTAACCTTTTGCCAAATTTAGGTACtccagaagaagaagaagatcTTGCTGCAGGTAAACAGAGTGCAATTAGTGCATCCAACAACTTGCAAAAGGCTATGACCGTCAAAACTAACGATGAGTTAATGGTTATCTACATTAGCAATCTTGTTAGGGCTATTATTGCTTTTGATAATTTGATCGAAAATAAGATTCAGAACAAGAAAATGCACGAAAGCAAGCTTGAACCCGAGGCAGAACAAGTTGCAAGGGAAGATCTTAAGCAACAAGAATCTGCAAAGGCATAGATAACCGTTTAGGTTCATACTACAGTAATAACTCTTAAATAGTACGTGCTTAATTACCtgtattttatttttagGATAATTGTTTCAATGCTCTCAGAGATTGAAGGAAGTTTATAGTTTTTCAAGGAATACATCGACAAAAAATGTTTCACCGTTACAAGATTAAAACGTTTAAAAAGTATAACAACTTGTTGGCAGCCATAAAATTTCCAACAGCTTGTTGGCGCTAGCTTTGATTATTTACTGCTCACATGCCTCCCCTTTATTATCCGAGAGTTAGCTACTCGAAGAATTTTACCACAAGGTCGATAATTTCATTGCATGATGTAAAGGGTTTTACATCACTGAAATTTCAGAGACAGTACTCATCCAAACCTCAAAATAATGTGACTGCTAGACTGAACAGTGCTCCTATAGAGTTTACTCCAAATATACCTTTTCAAAAACTGCAATGGCCAATTCCTGGAATTCAAGAGGTAGCTAAGAATGCAGCTCGATCTGCCTTAAGATGCAATGATACTACCACTAATATCGAACTTCCGTTTGAAGTTAAACTAGTTGATTCCAAAAGTGCAACTAAAAACAGAAGGAGGAATAATCAAGATTTAGCGGtaaatttgaagaaaacGCTTATTGATCCATATATACAACTTTCCAAGCCTAGATTAACAGTTTTGGTGATGATCAGCGCGATTTGCTCATATGCATTATCTCCAGGACTAGCTACGATATCAGAGCTTCTGTCTTTAACAGTTGGTACAACGTTATGCTCTGCTTCTGCTAACGCAATCAATATGGGTAGAGAGCCTAATTTTGATAGGCAAATGGTTAGAACTCAAACAAGGCCGGTTGTGCGTGGCTTGTTGACCTCACTACAGGCATATAAGTTTTCAGCAATTACAGGTACCCTGGGTTTCAGCGCTCTATATATTGGCGTTAATCCAGTGGTTGCATTATTGGGAGGCTTCAACATTCTGCTATATGGATGGATATATACATCTCTGAAAAGAAAGCACATAATTAATACATGGGTTGGGGCTGTTGTAGGAGCAATTCCGCCGCTTATGGGATGGGCAGCAGCAAGCCCATTAACACACCCAGGATGTTGGTGTCTAGCTGGTCTATTGTACTCCTGGCAGTTTCCACATTTCAATACCTTGAGTCATAATATCAGAAGAGAATACAAAAATGCCGGATATGTGATGGCAGCCTGGAAAAACCCCAAACTGAATGCAAGAGTCGCTATGAGACATTCGTTGTTCATGTTTCCTCTATGCTTTGGGCTTTCATATTTTGATATCACTGATTGGTACTTCCAAATCGATTCTGCATTGATAAACCTATGGTTGTCATTTTGGGCCTTCAAATTTTATTTCCAACAACGCTTTAATTATTCAAAGAATATTTATGGTGATAAAAAGGAGTTTAACAACGGACTAGCAGTAGCGAATCAGTATGCTCGTAAAACGTTTTGGGTTAGTGTCCTTCATTTACCCGCAATTCTAGCATTGGCAATTTTACACAAGAAAGACCGCTGGAATTGGTTATttaatgatgatgagaaACTTCATGCTTAATTTATCAAATATTGCTAGGCATATCTTGTTTCCACATCGCCTCTATCTACTCTGGATCGCATGTAATTATTTAGTTTTGTTCTAATATTCAAATACctgtatatatataaacATATATTACTATTAACATGAGCCAATACCGGAACGGAAGACGTAAACTAATTAAGAGTATTAATGTAACCTATTGGCTTAGCGCTCAAATAATCCATCATCTTCATATTCCTCTTCATCATAGTATTCCTCGCTGTAATCAGTGGTGCCTCCATTAGACTCATCAGTTGTCGACATGTCATCATCAAAACCACCTTCATCCTCGAGATATATATTCGCCAATGTTTCACCCTTTAGAAGCGATTTTGGCTGAACAGAGTAGTAACCCTCAACATAACAATTGGTCATCTTCGACTTCTTACCAATTTTACTGAATTTCCCAAGGATTACATTTTCCAGAGTTACATCGTCTTCTATTTCAACTCCATCAAAAAGTATGGAGCCAACTATACGACATCGGTTTCCAATTTTACAATTATTTCCTAGTACTGAACGCTTGACGTTCGTTTTCTCCAGGATCACACAATTTGAACCAACAACTGAATCAGCACCGATTGCAGAAGAACTTGCTGTAGTAGCTGCTGTTTGATTAGTAGACGTAGATTTGATCTTTAAAATACATCTGTTAGCTTCCATGTAAGCACTCAAGTTGTTGGATCTAATGAAGCTTCCAACGTCAGGTAAAATAAAAATGCTAATAGTTTCTCTTGTTTTAGAATGCTGCCAAGAACGTCTAGCCAGATCCCTAAAGATTTTGGCCAAAGATTTCCGACAATTAATTGGGTCCTTAATCAgcttgttcttcttcttgaaaTAAGATGGTCTAATTAACGTAGAATTATTCTTAGTGTTTTCCTCTTCAGTATCGTTAGTGTCACCATCTACAGAGCCTGCAACTGCATCCTCTAACAAAAGGGACTTTAGTTCATGAGAACAGAAGTAAATGTACGAGTTGAGGAGTTTAATAGACACAGTAGAGTTTGGAAACCTCCAAAGCATCTGGGATCTGATCTTAAGATATTTCGTCTTTTCGACATCGTCACTGGAATAGATGTCCAACAGTACAGGCTGGTTAATATTGTCCTCATTGTCAGTATATATTGTAAAAAACTTCTTTATCTGCTTCTTATCAATATTCTCAAAGACATTCTTATAGTAAACTGACATAGCCAAACTATTGTGGTCTCTATTCAAGTATTGATCGATTAAAATCTGTGGGGGAATATTCGTCACAAAATCACAGGGAAGTAATACAAAATCACCAGTAATTGTTTTTAAAAGCTCCTTCTGCAATATTTCACCAGTAACATCACATCTGCTACCGATAAAGTTCACATTGGCAGGTTTTCTTAGGTAATGAGTATGGGAATTACTTACACTGTTACTCAGTAACTCAAAACATTGTTCACGAAGTTGCAGAACACCTTGAATGCCCTCCCGGATAATTTCAATATCTTCCAAATTAGCGACAATATTAATTTCCTTAAATTGAGCTTGATCGCACCAATCTAAAACATATTCAATCATTGGCCGATTGGCAACTGGTAGCAATGCCTTTGGAACCCCCCTGTCTCCGCGAGTATCGGAGAACGGAGAAAGTTTAGAACCTTTACCACATAAAATAAAGGCCTGAAAATTCATCCTTGAACAACTGTTTGCTTAGTACGTCAATTGTAATGTCATACACTATCGCATCAATAGTATTGTTTTAGTATCTCGGGTCTTCGCTGTCTTAAACTTCAGGAAATTTCATATCACAAAATACgattaattaattaataCACGTGAATATGAAAATTAATTAATTTACGTGATTAATGATCTTTGAAGTAGGGATATTAAAATGCAACCATTATCGGAGATAAAGCATCCAACCACCTGCAACAATTTGAACGGTATATCGACAGAAGTACGCAAAAGGCGTTAGCTAAAAGTCAATATTCACATAATGGTTGCTGATTTTATGAATAAGAAGTCTAATGTGAAGGATACCTATCATGATGAGCAAGCCGCTGTGTATTACCGCGGTGATTTTCATTCCTTATCCATTCATGAGGTTGAACAACTCCTAAAAACAAATATTAGAAGAGGGCTATCCTCAGAAGATGTTGAGGGACGGCTTGCTATTTTAGGACCAAATTCATTTGGTGAAGAGTCCGGTATTAACTTCGTTGATATCGTGATGAGACAAGTATTCAACGCGATGATTCTTGTTTTGTTTATTTCGATGGTTATTTGTTTGGGAATTAGAGATTGGATATCCGGTGGCGTCATTGCATTTGTTGTATTAATTAACGTGGCTGTTGGAGGATATCAAGACTACAAGGCGTGTAAAACTATGGACTCCTTAAAGAGTCTCTCAACCCCATCTGCGCACGTGATCAGAAATGGAGAAGATACTGTAATTCCTTCACACTCAGTGGTGCCAGGAGATATCTGTGTCTTGAAGGTCGGGGATACTATCCCTGCTGATTTAAGATTAATTGAATCTACTTACTTAGAAACTGATGAGACGTTGCTGACTGGAGAATCACTTCCTGTTGCAAAAGATCATCTTGAAGTGTTCCCTGTGAACACACCCGTTGGAGATAGATTAAATTTGGCATTTGCATCTTCCGCAATTACAAAGGGGCGTGCCGTTGGTATAGTTATTAAAACAGGTCTAGAAACAGAAGTTGGTAAAATTGCCAAATCTTTAAAGGGCGAGAAAAGACAAAGCCCTTTCATGCGCAAGGACAAGAATTTTGTTCAAAATACTATAAAGGCTGTTACACAGCCGATTGGTAGGTTTCTTGGTTTCACTGTTGGTACACCTTTACAGCAAAAGTTGTCGAAATTTGCAGTTTTACTTTTTGTAATTGCGGTTATTCTTGCTATAATTGTGATGGGTGTACAACGTTTTGTTGTCACAAAGGAAGTTGCTGTATACGCTATTTGTGTTGCTTTGTCTATGATTCCATCGTCTTTAGTTGTCGTGTTGACAATTACAATGTCGGTTGGAGCTAGAGTGATGAGCACTAGGAATGTTATTGTGCGTAATTTAGAGTCTCTTGAGACCTTGGGTTCGGTCGACGATATTTGTTCTGATAAAACTGGTACATTAACTCAAGGAAAAATGATTGCGAGGCAGGTTTGGGTTCCAACTTTTGGCACTATAATTGTAGACTCATCGAACTCCCCTTATGATCCCACAGAGGGTGAAATTTCATTAATTCCAAAGTTTTCTCCTTGGGAATACCAACACGATGAAACCGAGGATGTGGGAATTATTAAGGGACTCAAAAAGCGTTTAAAAGATGGTACTTTGCCCGCTGGTTTGGATGCACGTTTATTAGAACGGTGGCTCCATACTGCAACACTTGCAAATATTGCATCTGTTTTGCAAGATAATACCACTGGTGAATGGAAAGCTCATGGTGATCCTACTGAAATTGCCATTCAGGTTTTCACCACGAGGTTGGACTTACCCCGTGAGGCACTGGTGCTATCTGAGATTGATGAATCTACTGATGGCGAAAATGAATCATGTTTTTCCTCGCAAGGTAAGAGATACCGTCACTTGGCGGAGTTTCCTTTTGATTCATCCGTGAAGAGAATGAGTAGCGTTTATCTTGACATGGAGGAAGGAAATACTCACTGTATTTTCACGAAGGGTGCTTTTGAACGGGTTTTGAGCCGTTGTACTAAATGGTGTCCTAATATAGATAATGGAACAGCGCAAGATATGACTGAGGAGGCTTTGGAAACCATAAAGCAGAACGTCGAAACTCTGTCTGCGGACGGGTTACGTGTGCTTGCGTTTGCCAGAAAGACTTTCACTGAAGCGGAAGCAAAGGAGTTGGGCGAAAAGCTGACGAAAGACCGTGAGTTTGTGGAGAGCGACCTGATATTCCAAGGTCTAATCGGAATTTATGATCCACCAAGACCAGAGTCTGCAGATGCCGTTAAACGCTGTCATAGAGCTGGTGTTAATGTTCATATGTTAACTGGTGACTTCCCTGGTACTGCGAAGTCCATTGCTCAGGAAGTCAATATCTTGCCTCATAACTTATACCACTACCCTAAGGAAGTGGTTGACAGTATGGTTATGACTGCAGCACAATTCGATAGCTTATCGGATGAGGAAATCGACGCGTTACCTTTGTTACCACTAGTCATTGCAAGATGCGCCCCAGAAACTAAGGTCAGGATGATTGATGCGTTGCATCGCCGTGGTAAATTCTGTGCTATGACAGGTGATGGTGTCAATGACTCTCCCTCCCTAAAGAAGGCCGACGTTGGTATTGCTATCGGAAAAAATGGTTCTGATATAGCAAAGGAGGCTTCCGATATAGTTTTGAGTGATGATAACTTCGCCTCAATCCTCAATGCAGTTGAGGAGGGTCGTAGAATGAGCGACAATATTCAAAAGTTTGTGTTACAGCTTTTAGCTGTTAATGTGGCCCAATGCTTGTACTTAATGGTTGGGCTGGTATTTATGGATCAGGACAGGTTTTCAGTTTTTCCAATATCGCCGGTAGAGGCTTTATGGATTATTGTGGTTACATCGTGTTTCCCAGCTATGGGTTTGGGTTTGGAAAAGGCTGCACCTGATATTATGGAAAAGCCTCCTAGAGACTCAAATGCTGGAGTTTTCACTTGggaagttattgttgatatGATAGTTTATGGTGTTGCTCTAGCGGCATGCTGCTTTGCTTGTTTTGTTATTGTGATTTATAAGTATGGTGGTGGTGAATTGGGCCATAATTGTAATACTACATTTGATGATGTATGTGCTGATGTCTTCAAAGCCCGTGCTGTTACATTTGCAACATTGACGTGGGGCGCTTTGATTCTGGCTTGGGAGGTTATCGACATGCGTCGTTCCCTCTTTGCCATGGTTCCAGAAACCGAGACTCCTTATACTCAGGTTTTCCGTGACCTATGGTCCAATCAATTCTTGTTCTGGTCGGTAATATTTGGTTTCGTCTCCGTCTTCCCGGTGGTTTACATACCTGTCGTTAACACCAGGGTGTTTTTGCACAGTAGTATTAGTTATGAATGGGGCTTTGCATTTGCTTTTCTAATAGCATTTTGGACTCTCATTGAATTTTACAAGTACCTCAAACGCAGATATTACAGGAACAAGGACCGTGCAATTAATCCAGAAAGCGACTTGGAGCGTAATAGAGTTCACGATCCATTTGAAAAGTATACTACCACGTACTCTAGAACTACCCCCACAACTTATGCTTTTCCAATTGAAAAGGACGCTCTGAAGGAGAAAGAAAAAGATAATTACGTGTAATGTTTTTTCGTTTTTTCTTGGCTGTTGTTATAAGCGTCTTATAATCGATATTCTAACTTTAGCCACTGGATGACATGAAAATTGGGCAAACTTTGCGTCATACAGGATGCTTTGTCATACAGGATGGTTATGTATAATAGTAAAATAAGATATATTTTTTATACCTATGTCTTTATTAAATCAATGAACTGATATTTATATTACCACTATATGGATGGGCATTATTTAACCATAAACTGTTTAATTGATCTACTAGTTGTTTGTAGCGTCGATAGATTCAAATGCTTTCTCTAAAGCGTACACTGCAGCATGGACATCTTCGATAGTATTATATAGTGGAGCAGGAGATAACCTTAAAACATCCGGTCTCCGCTGATCAACAATAATTCCTTTCTCACGCATATGCTTCGAGACTAAAGACATTGTATTTTTGGACTGATCATCGTCATGAGGTCCAAACTTCAAAGACAGTTGCGCACCACGAGACTCAGGGTCAGAGGGCGTAATTATTAGAAATCCAAGCTTTCCTGCATCTAATGCTTTGGCATCAATATAGTACTTGGATTTACAGAGCTCATTGAACAAAAGTCCTGTTAAAACTAGCGAGTGCTGACGAACCTTTTGAATACCTCCAAATTTGGCAAAAATCTCCAGAGATGCTCGCAAAGCAACAATGTCAATCACACTGGGGTTCGATTGTCTGAAACCATGGGCTCCTGGAATAGGTTCGTACTCCTCTTTCATTTGAAACCTCGTCTTAGGATTACTTCCCCACCACCCAGCAAGCCGGGCCATGTCACCCTTGCAATGGCGTTCATGTACAAAAATACCACCTATTCCACCTGGTCCTGAATTCAGGTATTTATATGAACACCAGCAAGCAAAATCAACGCCCCAGTCATGTAACTGTAGTGAAACGTTTCCGACAGCATGTGCCAGATCCCACCCGACAACCACGCCTGGAATACGATGCGCATGTGCTGTAATGCGTTGAATATCAAATAGCTGTCCAGTGTAGTATTGCACACCAGGGAGACAAACAAGAGCTAAGGTATCTTGGCATTCATCGATCCGCGCCAGAATATCTTCTGTGCGGATAGTTTCCTCCCCAGGCCTTGGCCCTACCTGCTCAATCACGTGATTGGGATCTAAACCGTGCAACAGCGCCTGGTTCCAAATAGCATGGAAGTCCGAAGAGAACGAGCCCTTCTCAAAAAGAATCTTCACACGACGGCCCTGTGGGCGGTAAAAAGCCACCATGAGGGCATTCAAGTTTGCTGTTAAACTGCCCATTACTGCGACCTCGTCATTCAGCGCGCCAACAATAGGCGCCAACAGCGGCCCCAACGgtttttcaatatcaatCCAATTGGGAACTAAAGGTGCATTGGGGTGGCTGAAGTGCCCTTCAACACCTCTCGCAGCCCATGCGTCGAGTTCTCTCTCCACCGCAGCTCTTGTACTACGTGGCATCAAGCCCAGAGAATTCCCACAAAAATATCTTACTTCCTCATTAGCAACTGAGTCAGCCTCTTGAACAATACCTAACGATTTAAACGTTGGAATGCAGAAGTCGTCCCTGCAGCTCCTAATTTGCTCCATTTCACTGTCTTTCTTGGCATCATTAACTAACTAGCTTACTTATTCCACGTCAGTCACTGCTTAAATTCTCAACAAAGTCCGGGTAATATAAATTTCCCCATGGTCGTTAATCTCGCGCTGCATTGCCTGCTATGACAAAATTTTGGCGGCGGCTCTCGCTTTTTCTCACCCCACAAGGTATCCGCACAAACGGAACCAAGCGCATACAAAGTAGAAGAAATACTTGTTCTCTGTCAACAACAACAACGAAAAGGGCGACTAAAACAACTAATAACTAAGCGAACACACGAGCACGAGTGAAGTGCAGAAGTGAAAAGTAAAGGAGGAGTAGTCGATTAGCAGCAGTAGTAGTAAGAAGGAGTTATAGTGTTTCAAAGTGTGTTggtttaaaaaaaattaaaagTGTTTGCGATTGATCTTAAAGGAGTGTTTAAGAGAGTTTTGGTTGCCAAAGCAAGCTTTTAAAAAAGTGGTTATTGTATGGGAGAAATGGAGGTTGAGCAAAAGGATAATGAGGTTGACACTGGATCAAGGCTGGTACAAGGTATGCAGGCTCAACATAACCGTATGCAGCTGCCATCGTCAGAGGCGCTGGTGCCGCCAGTGTCAAAACCAACTACAGCACCACATAACACACCAATTCTGCCACCCAAAGATAGTCCTCCTGGGCCGCAGGATTCGGTAACGATGTCGCCGCGGTTGTCTGCTTACACGCCTTCTTCCGCAGGGGGCGGTAGCGCGGGTGCGCCGGGCTGTTTGCCGCCACGGACGGCGGCGGTTCGCCGTGAAACGCGACAGGATACAGGCAGCTCGGCGGCTGTGCACGTGACTCCCTCGACGTCGCAGGGATATTCGCTTGCGCTGGGATACACGCCTACAAGGCGGGTGCAGCTACCAACAATTGCCTATTTATTGGCAGGGACAGCTACTCCAGCGCAGGGGGTTGAGGGTGGGGTAGTAACTAGCGCTCAGAATGACCGGCGCGACATGCTGGCGAGTGCCGGCGGCAATGATAATCAAAACGGTAGTAGTGCTGACTCTTTCAATGCGGCGAATCGTGGGCCCATATTTGGAGCAGGTGGTTCGCGGGGCGATCCGCGTGATTCTATTACAACACCCGTTGATAAGATCACAACTGTCGGTGGCACGCTTACCCCAGCACGATCAAGGAGAGCCTCTAATGCTGGCGGTGCTGGCGGTGCCAATGGTACAGTATCCAGCTCTTCTGCGATAAATAGGGATGAAGGCAGTACAGCAGCAGTAGCGGGTGGTAGCATTGAAGGCCGCACGATTTCGAGTGCGGGTGCCAACACTGCGTTAACTCCAAAGCGCCTTCATTTTAATAATAGTCGGGACCTAATTGATCCTTATACATCTGAGCAACAGCTTTCAGGTGTCAAAATAAACATCACATCTCTTTTGAATTCCAGAGGCGGGACGGGTGAAGATCCATATTCATTGCATGCTGGCGGCGAGTTTGCACTCCCCGTTTCTGCTAACAACCATCTGCTGTCAATAGCACCAATGAGCAAGTCCTCAACAGTTGGGGGTATATCATTTCATCCTCCCTTGCCGCCCCCAtcttcttcgtcttcaACACATTTTATGGAGCATTTTTCGGACGGTCTGGTGCTGGGCAACGACTCTTCACAACAGGGTTCAGCAAGTGCAAGTACTGGCGGATTGTCATCACAAGCGTTACGGCAAACTAAATATATCAATTCTAAATTTGATGCTATGCGGCAAAGGTTGCTTCTGACGAAGCCTGCAACACGGGACGATGAACTTGGTGCTGCGGCCATCATTTCTCAAATGCGCTCATCACCTTACCACATAGACTTTTCTAGTACTGAAGCGAATAGCAGACCAGTATCTTCCTCATTATCTGTACAGCGTGGTCTGAAACCAATTGTTCAGGTATTGCAGCGAGAAGGGCAGACAACTTACGTGAAACAAGAGGACCTTCGACGGAACGATCAGTCCCTTACTGATGATGAGTTACTCACTTCTGGCGATGAAGTTGTagatgacgaagatgaagacgaCTTACTAGATGATGATAAGGACAGTGATGAGAACGTTAAGCTTGATACAGGAGATAGTTCCTTAGGGCTTGATAGGATCGGTGAAACAATTACTTGGAATAAAGGAGGCAAGCGTCAAGTTTCTAAAAGGAAATCTGCTCCTTTATCTGTCGGTGTATCTGCCTCTACTTCTGCTGCGTTCAAGGca
It encodes:
- the GPN2 gene encoding GTPase GPN2 (Syntenic homolog of Ashbya gossypii AAL117C; Syntenic homolog of Saccharomyces cerevisiae YOR262W); protein product: MPFGQIVIGPPGSGKSTYCNGCIQFYDAIGRHAKVINMDPANHKLPYRCDVDIRDFITLEEIMNEHHLGPNGGLMFALESVEKSLSLFALQIKALIKEENPYLVFDCPGQVEMFTHNSALPRIFKNLEKELDLRLCVVNLVDSIYITSPSQYISVLLLALRSMLMMDLPHINVFSKIDMLSSYGELPFRLDYYTEVQDLEYLEPFVEAKGSSALEKRYSKLTKTISELVSDFNLVSFEVLCVDDKQSMINLQSVIDKSNGYIFGSSEVGGDTVWAEATRQGMAVADYDIQDRWIDNKELYDQEEQKKREELIKEQELGDKEIDVNEEDSWERALMEWDEKHSVPFAK
- the RPN8 gene encoding proteasome regulatory particle lid subunit RPN8 (Syntenic homolog of Ashbya gossypii AAL116W; Syntenic homolog of Saccharomyces cerevisiae YOR261C (RPN8)); translated protein: MSINYEQVTVAPLVLLSVLDHYNRTNTPETKRCVGVILGHCTTNTIKVTNSFALPFEEDEKNPDVWFLDHNYIESMNEMCKKINAKEKMIGWYHSGPKLKSSDLMINDLFKKYSQGNSVLLIVDVKQQGVGLPTDAYMAIEQVKDDGTSTEKTFIHLPTTIEAEEAEEIGVEHLLRDIRDQAAGNLSIRLTNQLKSLKGLQRKLRDIVDYLEKVSKGILPANHIILGKLQDVFNLLPNLGTPEEEEDLAAGKQSAISASNNLQKAMTVKTNDELMVIYISNLVRAIIAFDNLIENKIQNKKMHESKLEPEAEQVAREDLKQQESAKA
- the COX10 gene encoding protoheme IX farnesyltransferase (Syntenic homolog of Ashbya gossypii AAL115W; Syntenic homolog of Saccharomyces cerevisiae YPL172C (COX10)); this encodes MPPLYYPRVSYSKNFTTRSIISLHDVKGFTSLKFQRQYSSKPQNNVTARLNSAPIEFTPNIPFQKLQWPIPGIQEVAKNAARSALRCNDTTTNIELPFEVKLVDSKSATKNRRRNNQDLAVNLKKTLIDPYIQLSKPRLTVLVMISAICSYALSPGLATISELLSLTVGTTLCSASANAINMGREPNFDRQMVRTQTRPVVRGLLTSLQAYKFSAITGTLGFSALYIGVNPVVALLGGFNILLYGWIYTSLKRKHIINTWVGAVVGAIPPLMGWAAASPLTHPGCWCLAGLLYSWQFPHFNTLSHNIRREYKNAGYVMAAWKNPKLNARVAMRHSLFMFPLCFGLSYFDITDWYFQIDSALINLWLSFWAFKFYFQQRFNYSKNIYGDKKEFNNGLAVANQYARKTFWVSVLHLPAILALAILHKKDRWNWLFNDDEKLHA
- the GCD1 gene encoding translation initiation factor eIF2B subunit gamma (Syntenic homolog of Ashbya gossypii AAL114C; Syntenic homolog of Saccharomyces cerevisiae YOR260W (GCD1)), which codes for MNFQAFILCGKGSKLSPFSDTRGDRGVPKALLPVANRPMIEYVLDWCDQAQFKEINIVANLEDIEIIREGIQGVLQLREQCFELLSNSVSNSHTHYLRKPANVNFIGSRCDVTGEILQKELLKTITGDFVLLPCDFVTNIPPQILIDQYLNRDHNSLAMSVYYKNVFENIDKKQIKKFFTIYTDNEDNINQPVLLDIYSSDDVEKTKYLKIRSQMLWRFPNSTVSIKLLNSYIYFCSHELKSLLLEDAVAGSVDGDTNDTEEENTKNNSTLIRPSYFKKKNKLIKDPINCRKSLAKIFRDLARRSWQHSKTRETISIFILPDVGSFIRSNNLSAYMEANRCILKIKSTSTNQTAATTASSSAIGADSVVGSNCVILEKTNVKRSVLGNNCKIGNRCRIVGSILFDGVEIEDDVTLENVILGKFSKIGKKSKMTNCYVEGYYSVQPKSLLKGETLANIYLEDEGGFDDDMSTTDESNGGTTDYSEEYYDEEEYEDDGLFER